AGTGGAAGCTGCTCCAGGACTTCCTGCGCGACCCGTCGGACCCGGCGCGGACCGCGGCCGCCCTGGAGGCCGCCGCCGCCAAGGCGTACGGGAACTGAGGCCGGACCGCCATGGATCGGCAGCCCGTCATGGACCGGCGCTCCCCCACCCTCCGGCCGCCGAAGGCGCGCGCCGCGGGCGATCCGCGGCGCCGCGCCCGGCGCGGCAGGCGACTCCTCGGCGCCGCGTTCGCCCTCCCCGCGCTCCTGCTCCTGGGCGCGCTCGTCGCGTACCCGGTCGTCTTCTCCGTCGTCCGCAGCCTGTTCGACGCGAGCGGCGACCGGTTCGTCGGCGCGGACAACTACCTGGAGATGGTCCGCGACCCGGCCACCCTCAAGGCCCTCCGCAACAGCGCGGTCTGGGTGGTGGTCGCCCCCGTCCTGCTCACCGGGCTCGGGCTCGTGCTGGCCGTGCTCACCGAGCGGGTCCGCTGGGCGACCGCGTTCAAGCTCGTCCTGTTCCTGCCGATGGCCGTGTCGTTCCTCGCCGCGGGCATCGTCTTCCGGCTGGCGTACGAGCAGGATCCCGACCGGGGGGTGCTCAACGCGGTGGTGGTCGGCGTCCACGACGCCTTCGACGAGCCGGCCCCGTACCCGACCGCCCGCGCCCGGGACGGCCGGGGCCTGTCCGGCGGTCCGGCCGACGGGTACACGACCGGCGAGCTCCGGCCAGGCTCCGTCGCCGTGCTGCCCTTCGTGGGCGTCGCCCCCGGGGCCGTACCGGCGGACGCGGGGCCGGCGCGGGCCCCGGAACCGGCGCCCGGCACGCTGTCCGGGACCGTGTACCTGGACTTCACGCCCGGCGCGGGCGGCCGGCCGGGCGCCGTCGACGGGACGGAGAAGGGACTGCCCGGCATGACCGTCGAGGCGGTCCGCGACGGGACGGCGGTGGCGTCCGCGCGCACCGCCGCCGACGGCACCTTCCGCCTCGACGGGCTCGGCGACGGCACGTACCGGCTGCGGGTGCCGGCCGCCAACTTCGCCGCCGGGTACGGCGGCGTCGACTGGCTCGGCCCGACGCTCGTCACCCCGGCGATCATCGGCGCCTACCTGTGGGTGTGGACCGGCTTCTCCATGGTGCTGATCGGCGCGGGGCTCGCCGCCCTGCCCCGCGACGTCATGGAGGCGGCCCGGGTGGACGGCGCGAACGAGCGGCAGATCTTCCGCCGGATCACCGTGCCGCTGCTCGCCCCCGTCCTCACGGTCGTCCTCGTCACGCTGGTCATCAACGTGATGAAGGTCTTCGACCTCGTCTACGTCATCGCGCCGGGGCCGGTGCAGGAGGAGGCGAACGTGCTGGCCACCCGCATGTGGCTGGTCTCCTTCGGCGGCGGCAACGACCAGGGGCTCGGCGCCGCCCTCAGCGTGCTGCTGCTCCTGCTCGTCGTCCCGGCGATGGTCTTCAACATCCGGCGCTTCCGGAAGGGCGGCGGCTCATGAACGGTCCCACGCGCGTCACCCGGTGGCTCGGGAGCGCGGCGGTGCAGTCGCTGCTCGTCCTGGTCGCCCTGGTCTGGATCACCCCGCTGGCGGGGCTGCTGCTCTCCTCGCTCCGCTCCGAGCGGGACAACGCGTCGGACGGCTGGTGGACGTCACTCGTCGAACCGTCGCAGCTCTCCTTCGACAACTACCGTGCGCTACTGGAGGATTCGGGGCTCGTCCAGGCGTTCTGGAACACCGTCCTGATCGCGGTCCCCACCACCGTCCTCGTCGTGGGGATCGCCGCGCTCGCCGGATACGCCTTCGCCTGGCTGGAGTTCCCCGGCCGGGACGGGCTCTTCCTGGTGGTGGTCGGCCTGTTGGTGGTGCCGGTGCAGATCGGACTGCTGCCGGTCGCGAAACTCTTCGGCGCCGTCGGCCTGTTCGGGACCGTGGCCGGGGTGGTGCTCTTCCACGTGGCGTACGGTCTGCCGTTCGGGGTCTTCCTGCTGCGGAACTTCTTCGCGGAGATCCCGCGCGAGATGCTGGAGGCGGCCCGGCTCGACGGCGGCGGCGAGTGGCGGATCTTCCGGCGTCTGGTGCTGCCGCTGGGGCGGCCGGCGCTCGCGAGCCTGACGATCTTCCAGTTCCTGTGGGTCTGGAACGACATGCTGGTGGCGCTGCTCTTCGCCGACGGCGAGTCCCAGCCGCTGACCGTGGCGCTCCAGTCGCAGATGCGGCAGTTCGGCTCCAACGTCGGGGTCCTCGCGCCGGGGGCGTTCCTGTCCCTGGTGGTCCCGCTGGTGGTCTTCTTCGCCTTCCAGCGGCACTTCGTCCAGGGGGTGATGGCCGGGTCGGTCAAGTGACCGGGGCGGTGCCGTCCCAGGAGCCACCCGAACGGCTGACGCCGGAATCACAGCGGAGCGGACGTGGCGGAAAGTATGATCAGGCGATGTCTGACATGACTGAGACCACGCCCGGCTGGATGAGCTCGGACGAGCTGGACACGGCTCGCGCCCGGATGCCGATCCTGTACGTCGACGCGGTTCCCGTACGGGTGGACGACAGCGGCGAAGTCACGAGCATCGGACTGCTGCTCCGCATCGGCGCCGACGGAACCATCAACCGCACCCTCGTCTCCGGACGCGTGATGCACCACGAGCGCGTCCGGGACGCCCTGTTGCGGCACCTGGAGAAGGACCTGGGTCCCGTCGCCCTCCCGCGGGTGCCGGCCTCGCTCCAGCCCTTCACGGTGGCGGAGTACTTCCCGACCGCGGGGATCACCCCGTTCCACGACCCCCGCCAGCACGCGGTGTCGCTCGCCTACATCGTGCCCGTGAGCGGCGACTGCCGCCCCCGCCAGGACGCCCTCGACCTCGTCTGGTTCACCCCCCGGGAGGCCGCCTCCCCCGCCGTCCAGAGCGAGATGCCCGGCGGCCACGGCGTCCTGCTGAAGCAGGCGCTGGCCCATGTGGGGGTCACCTTCTGAGGTCTCCGTGACCGGTCCGGCCGCGCCGCTCGCGCGCGGACGGACCGGGCACGGGCGCGGGCTCAGATGCCGCAGGAGGAGGCGGACCAGTAGCGGCTGGACCGGTGGTCCACGTGGGTGTGGTCGGAGTGGCCGGGGTAGCCCGGGCCGAGGATGCCGTTGAAGCCGTGGTAGCGCGCCTGCTGGGCCAGCCGGCACAGCGAGTGCGGGCCGGAGCCGAGGTCGGCGGCGTCGCCGTAGAGGTGCCGGCTGTCCGAGGCGCCGCCGACGGCGGAGTTGCAGGCGGTGCTGCGGAAGCCGCTGGTCACCCGGATGGGCTCGTCACCGAGGGCGTGCCGGAGGGCCTCCAGCTTCCACATCGTGCGCAGGGCGTTGGACTTGGCCGTG
The Streptomyces roseofulvus genome window above contains:
- a CDS encoding ABC transporter permease subunit; this encodes MDRRSPTLRPPKARAAGDPRRRARRGRRLLGAAFALPALLLLGALVAYPVVFSVVRSLFDASGDRFVGADNYLEMVRDPATLKALRNSAVWVVVAPVLLTGLGLVLAVLTERVRWATAFKLVLFLPMAVSFLAAGIVFRLAYEQDPDRGVLNAVVVGVHDAFDEPAPYPTARARDGRGLSGGPADGYTTGELRPGSVAVLPFVGVAPGAVPADAGPARAPEPAPGTLSGTVYLDFTPGAGGRPGAVDGTEKGLPGMTVEAVRDGTAVASARTAADGTFRLDGLGDGTYRLRVPAANFAAGYGGVDWLGPTLVTPAIIGAYLWVWTGFSMVLIGAGLAALPRDVMEAARVDGANERQIFRRITVPLLAPVLTVVLVTLVINVMKVFDLVYVIAPGPVQEEANVLATRMWLVSFGGGNDQGLGAALSVLLLLLVVPAMVFNIRRFRKGGGS
- a CDS encoding carbohydrate ABC transporter permease, whose amino-acid sequence is MNGPTRVTRWLGSAAVQSLLVLVALVWITPLAGLLLSSLRSERDNASDGWWTSLVEPSQLSFDNYRALLEDSGLVQAFWNTVLIAVPTTVLVVGIAALAGYAFAWLEFPGRDGLFLVVVGLLVVPVQIGLLPVAKLFGAVGLFGTVAGVVLFHVAYGLPFGVFLLRNFFAEIPREMLEAARLDGGGEWRIFRRLVLPLGRPALASLTIFQFLWVWNDMLVALLFADGESQPLTVALQSQMRQFGSNVGVLAPGAFLSLVVPLVVFFAFQRHFVQGVMAGSVK
- a CDS encoding NUDIX hydrolase family protein, whose amino-acid sequence is MSDMTETTPGWMSSDELDTARARMPILYVDAVPVRVDDSGEVTSIGLLLRIGADGTINRTLVSGRVMHHERVRDALLRHLEKDLGPVALPRVPASLQPFTVAEYFPTAGITPFHDPRQHAVSLAYIVPVSGDCRPRQDALDLVWFTPREAASPAVQSEMPGGHGVLLKQALAHVGVTF